DNA sequence from the Colletotrichum destructivum chromosome 9, complete sequence genome:
TGCAGAACACTGTATGCAGCCACAAGCCAGCAAAGAGTCCAGTAACGAGCGTGGATAGTTTGTTGAGAATGTCAAAGGGGAGGAGTTCGCGAGGAAAATACGGGAGCAGCAAACTGGTCCAGGAGCCTCGCGTGCGGATAATTGGGGCTGGACCAAATGAAGTATGAGAACAAGGTGGACGACAGCAGTAGTCGCAGAAGGAGGTGGTGGGCAGCCCGCGGCGCGGACAGCCACACGGGCGAGTGAGAGGAGGACTTTGCGGTAGGCTGTCCGACATTAGGAACAGCCGTTATTGGAGTTGCAGGAGAGACTGGGCCAGCTTTGTCCAATCTAGCGGGCTGCGCCTCTAAGCTGGCCTCTCGGCTGGGATGGTGTGCCTCTTGGAGGAGATTGGGCAAGGGAGACGTGGACGGGGCGTCGTTGGCTGGGCCCTTTcgagcctcgaggacggGATGCGAGACTTATCATGTCTAATGGCGGACGACGGAGCGAAGGATCGAATCGACTACGCTGGCACCGACATCAAaaggtcgaggccatcgcccaAGCCGTCGGGTCGAGGTCGTGCGGGTGCTCCGTGGTGCGGAACCCCTTTTGGTTCCGATTGAACAACACTCAACCAAAGAGGACTCGTCTCAATCCGAGGCTCACGTCGAGGGCCATGTTCGTTGTCGTCTTTGATTCGAACACGGGTTGTTTCCTTGGGCTTGGTGATTCGAGACGTAACGGAACAAACAAGGTTACATATGATGGCGGCTtgtcgagggggggggaaagacaGAGGGAGAGCAACaaagaggacgaggatgcggaCAAATCGATggacagcgacagcgacagcgacagcaacAATTACAGGGACACAAGGACCGTCGGACTGGGAAGGAGCAACCGGGGCTGCGAACGGCCGCCCCCAACCCACTGTTGCCCGTTACGTGCGACCGGTCGTCCGGTACCTAAGGTAAGGTCCAAGCTCCCATCCCATCCGACTACCCCACCATCTCCACTGTAGCTGGCTACGTTCCGGCTCACTCATTGGCCGGTTTGTTCCACAGCGCTGTGCGGATTCATGGTGAAGCTCCCCACCAATGGGATCGAACCTCAGCTCCACATTCTCTCCATTTCTACTGTTATCACCACCTGTGTCTGTCTGCATGCTCCTTCCCTCTCACTCACTTCGCCGCGTTGCGTCACGCGTGGCAGGTACTCTGAGAATCATCACTTACATCTGACAGCCTCCTTTTGGCCAATTAGCATCAGCTAATAATGCTATCTCATGACGCCTGACGCTTCATCACTCTCTGAATTCTCCAgccctttctttttccccaCTGCATAATCCTTGTTTCCTCTTGTACTCAAGATCATACCGGCGGATGCCCAAGTCTATTTTTCGAATCATTTTTATCGATGACTCGCCGATAATATCAACATGGAGAGCAGAGCATCGTCTCCCTCATCAAACAGAAACAGAGCAACTCGGATCCCCAGGTCCACCAGCAAACTAGCCTACTCCGTGTTTATTCAAGTAGTCCTGTGCAGTCCAGGTTGGTATGACTGCAGCCTAGTCAACTTCAAGGTCTCCTTTCTACCATTGAATGCCTGAATAGCATGTTGACTTGTCCTCTGTCAATCATGGGTAAATGCAACTTGAAAAGGGTTTCCTGCGGTGACAAGTAGCAAGCATCACATCCTTTTGAACAAGCGACATCGTTTATGCGCGGACGAGCCACATCGACGTCTTTTACAGTGTTCCTTTCATCTCTGTGAGCAATCGACGATCGCTTTCAACGCCACCATGTTGAAACGATTCCAAGTTTGGATACAAAACCACCCATGAGGCCCACTGACCGTCCACCTTCCCAATCGACTATAAGAGTTTTGTCTTATCCAGCACCCACATTGACATGTCAAGTCCACAACATTGTACCGAACACTCAGGTTACCGTATCAGGAAGCAGAACTCCGAAGGACACCAAGAGTGCAAAGGACAGGTGAGCCCTTTCCGCATGGACATGTCTCGACACAACTTTGCAAAGCTAGAAATGCTTAGGAGACCTTCCGGCTCATTCAGCGCGTCAGCCAGTTCATTTAAACAGCCGTCACATCGCTAGACTATCTCGTTTACCATCAAGGGTCAACAAAGACTGATAGAACCAATGTTGTAATGGTCCAGTCTAGACCTGTCTGGGCGTTCCCAGCTTTTATAAACGTTGCCTGGCTTCATTGATATTGCAGACAAGTCACAACACACTTACATACTATATATGTAGATCCCAAGATGCACTTTACTTTATACAGTTAGCCGCAGACCTTAAAGCACACTAATACACTCGGTTATCTGCGTCCCATGCTCTCAAAAGGCAGGTgtaagcttaagcttacAGCAACCGCCAAAGCAAGATAAAAAGACGGGAAACATGTTTGCTTGTAGCTACTTGCCGAAAGGGTTCTAAATCACGACACTTGCTGCTTGACTGTATCATGTATGACGGTTTCAAAAGGCATCTTCTGCCAAGTTTTATTCTCTCTTTTGGACACTGCCTGACTTCATTGGCCTATTTTCTCGCATTAGTTCCCGACGCGAAAGACCTCTTACAACTGGCCAGGGCCGACCTCATCAACGAGCTCTCCACATCGAGGGCACCCGAGCCGACGCCCGGAGTAGTTTGACAACCAGACCAGAAAGCCATGTTTTTTTGGTCAATGATCGATTTGTCTCTCGGACTGGCCATCGTCTAGTGACAGGCGGCGCAATACTGGACATGCCGCGTCATAGTACCCTAGTTCTGCCAGTCCGGAGTTCCTGAGCAACTCCACGCTGTCGGGAAAGCCGCTCCCACTACGCACCAGCCCGGAGAGGCTTCTGTCCCCAGACCGCTCTCTGGCGGTAGTAGCCGTGGAGCTTGCCGGAGCGGATCTCGCGGCGGAGCTGCGCCGCGTAGATCTGGATCTCCTCCCGGGACCACGTGGACATGACGTTGGCCATGAAGAGGACGTAGCCCTCGATGTCCGAGAGGAGGGTCAGCTGCGCCCACTCGCCAATCTCCCTCATGGCCGGGTCCTTGGGCCAGCTGCCGATGGGGGCCTTGCAATGTAGTCAGTCCTCCTGTACATGTATTATCAtacccttctccccccctctttcaAACCAGCACAAGCGGCCGACGTACCTTGTTGTTCCACTCGGTGATGTGCTCGAACCCGGCCTCCTCCATCGACCTCTGCTGCAGGTGCTCGTCGAGAACCATGAAGGTGCGGCCCATCTTgcggccgccctcctcgaagAACTTGCCCCACTGGCCGAGCGCGCTCGTCTCGGGCacggtgtcgtcgtcgctgaggATGGCCGGCGAGACCTCGAAGCTCTCGAGGTAGCCGCCGGGCTTGAGGGCGCGGTACGCCTGCTTGAAGAGCGCCGGCCAGTCGGGGATgctgccgacgaggaagcggaTGTGGACGTAGTCGAAGGTCTCGGGCTCAAAGGTCCACTCGCGCGTGCAGTCGTCGATCTCGCTGTGAGGGGGTTTCCCGTGTGTGTCAGCCTCGGAGGGGCGGCGTTTCGAGAAGGGCGCCCGGCGTCCGGTTGGGTTTTACGGCTCACTCACAATTTCAAGTTGGGCGGGACCCAGCTAGGCTGGATGGGTGAGATGTCGGTTCCGATAACCTCACATTCGGGGTATTCATCCGCAAAGTCGCTAGCTGCGGATTAGCTCCTGCGATAGTCTTTCTGAAAAATCCTTATACTCACATAGCCCAAATGCCTGTATGAGAGGAACGAAGTTAGCTAAAGCACTGGGTGGCCAAAGACTTTGCTATCTCACCTGTTCCCGTTCCGATGTCGAGAGCTTTGTTCAACTACTTCCAAGTCAGCCAGGCAAGATGAGGCAGTTGGTCAACGACACTACACaccttgttcttgttgaGCGGTGCCAAGTGAAGCCTGTCACCCATCGACAGGGTGAGCAGGTGATGGCTGCCGGAGGGAATCAGTCTCGACACTCGTCACAGTGGCTTCGTTGTGCGTCTCTCGTCTTACTTGATGTCCCAGGCCTCGTTCTGCGGCTCGTCGTTGCTCCCCCTATCACCGTTACGTTAGCCACACACGCCGAAGCCCGGCACGACGAA
Encoded proteins:
- a CDS encoding Putative S-adenosyl-L-methionine-dependent methyltransferase superfamily, producing MASQQPEQSEQPEQPPAAAVSAPSTAPVEQEETTTETTATTTVAPALAPETETAAASPAPAAPVSEEATATDAETAGILPAEHWVQAARDAGDDGDADSALGDDTASSTASLTSTILQYRKIHGRTFHGEVGDAQYWGSNDEPQNEAWDINHHLLTLSMGDRLHLAPLNKNKLNKALDIGTGTGIWAIDFADEYPECEVIGTDISPIQPSWVPPNLKFEIDDCTREWTFEPETFDYVHIRFLVGSIPDWPALFKQAYRALKPGGYLESFEVSPAILSDDDTVPETSALGQWGKFFEEGGRKMGRTFMVLDEHLQQRSMEEAGFEHITEWNNKAPIGSWPKDPAMREIGEWAQLTLLSDIEGYVLFMANVMSTWSREEIQIYAAQLRREIRSGKLHGYYRQRAVWGQKPLRAGA